One Candidatus Binatia bacterium DNA segment encodes these proteins:
- a CDS encoding glycoside hydrolase family 15 protein translates to MSYQPIENYGIIGNLETVALVGKNASIDFMCFPDFDSPSVFGGLLDAAGGGNFSVEVDLRDARHTQLYLPETNVLLTRFLADCGVAEVSDFMPIDAEPGRCALVRRIRTVRGSVRFRIRCAPRFDYGRATHDTELDSGGVVFRSRGADGTALRLRSPHAMRVVDGAAVLEVELCAGESLHLLLEGAESKAESMGDVAAFCDAAFDETVRYWRSWSERSNYQGRWREMVQRSALTLKLLTSRKYGSLVAAPTLGLPESIGGERNWDYRYTWIRDSAFTVYALLRLGYTEEAGNFMRWVEKRCEELGPDGSLQIMYGIDGRHRLAESELGHWEGYRGSAPVRLGNGAFDQLQLDIYGELIDSIYLYDKYGTPVSFDFWDNIVRLVEWVCANWQRADEGIWEVRGGQQEFLYSRLMCWVAIDRGLRLADKRSLPAPIARWRDVRDAIHKEIVEEFWSEKKQHFVQYKGSSTIDASCLLMPLMRFISPRDPRWLSTLDGVTRDLVDDSLVYRYRNDEAASDGLSGTEGTFNICSFWYVECLCRSGQVEKAQLLFEKMLGYANHLGLYSEELGAAGEHLGNFPQAFTHLGLISAAFSLNRNLDGGWRP, encoded by the coding sequence ATGTCTTATCAACCAATCGAGAACTACGGAATTATCGGGAACCTTGAGACGGTCGCTCTGGTCGGCAAGAACGCGTCGATTGATTTCATGTGTTTTCCGGACTTCGATTCGCCATCAGTTTTCGGGGGCCTTCTCGACGCTGCGGGCGGTGGAAATTTCTCCGTGGAGGTCGATCTCAGAGATGCCCGACATACCCAACTCTACCTTCCCGAAACCAATGTTCTGCTGACGCGATTTCTGGCCGATTGCGGCGTGGCGGAGGTCAGTGATTTTATGCCGATCGACGCCGAACCGGGTCGTTGCGCATTGGTGCGCCGAATTCGCACGGTACGCGGTTCGGTGCGTTTCCGGATTCGTTGTGCGCCGCGCTTCGACTATGGGCGGGCGACCCATGATACAGAACTGGATTCGGGTGGGGTCGTCTTCCGTTCCCGGGGGGCGGACGGTACGGCACTCCGGCTCAGGAGTCCGCATGCGATGCGAGTGGTGGATGGAGCCGCGGTTCTGGAGGTGGAGCTGTGCGCCGGGGAATCACTTCATCTGCTGCTTGAGGGCGCCGAGAGCAAGGCCGAGAGCATGGGGGACGTCGCGGCATTTTGTGATGCCGCCTTCGATGAGACAGTGCGCTACTGGCGGTCGTGGTCGGAGCGTTCAAACTATCAGGGCCGTTGGCGCGAGATGGTGCAACGCTCGGCCTTGACGCTGAAGCTGCTCACGTCAAGGAAATACGGGTCGTTGGTTGCCGCTCCCACGTTGGGGCTTCCCGAGAGTATCGGCGGGGAACGCAATTGGGACTACCGCTATACGTGGATCCGGGATTCGGCTTTTACCGTCTATGCATTGCTTCGGCTTGGGTACACCGAGGAGGCGGGCAATTTCATGCGGTGGGTGGAGAAGCGTTGCGAGGAGTTGGGACCGGACGGCTCACTGCAGATCATGTACGGGATCGATGGGCGGCATCGGCTGGCGGAGTCCGAACTTGGTCATTGGGAAGGCTACCGCGGTTCTGCGCCGGTCCGTTTGGGCAACGGTGCATTCGATCAACTGCAGCTGGATATTTACGGTGAATTGATCGATTCGATCTACCTCTACGATAAATACGGCACACCGGTCTCCTTCGACTTCTGGGATAATATCGTGCGGCTGGTCGAATGGGTGTGCGCGAACTGGCAGCGAGCGGACGAAGGGATTTGGGAAGTGCGCGGGGGCCAGCAGGAGTTTCTCTACTCCCGTTTAATGTGCTGGGTTGCGATCGATCGAGGGCTACGATTGGCCGACAAACGCTCGCTTCCCGCGCCGATTGCTCGCTGGCGAGATGTGCGTGACGCGATCCATAAGGAGATCGTCGAGGAATTCTGGTCCGAAAAAAAGCAGCACTTTGTGCAATATAAAGGCTCCAGCACGATCGATGCGTCCTGTTTGCTCATGCCGCTGATGCGCTTCATCAGTCCCCGGGACCCGCGCTGGCTCTCCACTCTCGACGGCGTGACCCGCGACCTGGTCGATGACTCGCTTGTGTATCGATACCGCAACGATGAGGCCGCGTCGGACGGGCTGTCCGGGACAGAGGGCACATTCAATATCTGTTCCTTCTGGTACGTGGAATGTCTCTGTCGCTCGGGGCAGGTAGAAAAGGCGCAACTTCTTTTTGAGAAAATGCTTGGGTATGCGAACCACCTCGGCCTTTATTCCGAAGAACTCGGCGCCGCCGGCGAGCATCTGGGTAATTTTCCGCAGGCCTTTACCCATTTGGGTTTGATCAGCGCTGCCTTCAGTTTGAACCGGAATCTGGACGGCGGTTGGCGGCCCTGA
- a CDS encoding VOC family protein has protein sequence MSERPFRILGVQQIAVGSESKDRLRKLWVDLLGLEVHGTFRSEKENVDEDIAVAGKPPFAVEVDLMEPIDPQSRPKVHVPPLNHVGLWVDDLPVAVEWLEAQGMRFAPGGIRKGAAGFDVCFVHPVGNEASPIGGEGVLIELVQAPDDIIESLG, from the coding sequence ATGTCAGAGCGACCGTTTCGAATTCTAGGGGTGCAGCAGATCGCTGTGGGTAGCGAGAGCAAGGATCGGCTGCGGAAGTTGTGGGTCGACCTTCTCGGGCTTGAGGTGCATGGGACGTTCCGCAGCGAAAAAGAGAACGTCGACGAAGATATTGCCGTGGCGGGAAAGCCACCTTTTGCCGTGGAAGTGGACCTGATGGAGCCGATCGATCCCCAGTCGCGGCCAAAGGTGCACGTCCCGCCCCTGAACCATGTGGGTCTGTGGGTAGATGATCTGCCCGTTGCGGTCGAGTGGTTGGAAGCCCAGGGGATGCGTTTTGCTCCGGGCGGCATTCGGAAGGGGGCTGCCGGCTTTGATGTCTGTTTCGTTCATCCGGTCGGGAATGAGGCATCCCCGATCGGCGGGGAGGGCGTTTTGATCGAACTTGTTCAGGCTCCCGACGATATTATCGAGTCTCTGGGCTGA
- a CDS encoding ABC transporter ATP-binding protein, whose amino-acid sequence MKRLWQTVLQYRARWIAGCVMLLVTASLAMVIPLLLREAVDQIAGSTPAPSGRGVGFFVGWILAIAVVQGVTRTISRFLIFNTGRDVEYDLRNDLFRHLESLSPEFYKGHPTGDLMSRLVNDISAVRLMLGPGILNLINTPIYYIYALTIMFSIDPALTLAALAPYPLALLFIKSTTRQLMEGQLRVQEGIASLTNSIQEHVSGIHVVKAYTMEEREQERFAGENESFREASVDLAKLRGMIAPVTRLVSACGILIVLWFGGAKVARGTLQLGDLVAFMGYLHLLAWPTMALGWMISIVQRGRVAMERLEEIFLVESSLRVERPVAERVTPTVRRGAIDFRNVSFAYPDDPENLVLEDISLQVEAGATVAVVGRAGAGKSSLIQLIPRLFDATAGEVRVDGRNLREFDLVRLRQSIAFVPQDPFLFSTSIADNIGFSIPGEGEHDSSSQSERVEEAAAWAAVDGDVDSFAHGYSTMVGERGITLSGGQKQRVTLARALLHDAPILILDDALSSVDTQTEEDILHSLGDRRQGRTCLIVAHRLSTVQDADLIVVLDEGRVVAQGKHEELLRDSRLYSDLFRRQIVEERLEAL is encoded by the coding sequence ATGAAGCGCCTGTGGCAAACTGTACTGCAATATCGCGCCCGCTGGATCGCAGGCTGCGTGATGCTGCTGGTGACGGCATCGCTGGCGATGGTCATCCCGCTCCTGCTGCGGGAAGCGGTCGATCAAATCGCAGGGAGTACGCCAGCGCCGTCCGGCCGTGGCGTTGGATTTTTTGTGGGCTGGATCCTCGCAATCGCGGTCGTGCAAGGCGTGACCCGCACGATCTCGCGTTTCCTGATCTTCAATACGGGCCGCGATGTAGAATATGATCTCCGAAACGACTTGTTCCGACATTTGGAATCGCTCTCTCCGGAGTTCTACAAGGGGCATCCGACCGGCGACCTGATGTCGCGATTGGTGAATGATATTTCGGCAGTCCGCCTGATGCTCGGGCCGGGCATTCTGAACCTGATCAATACCCCCATCTACTATATTTACGCGTTGACGATCATGTTTTCGATTGATCCCGCGCTCACGCTTGCGGCATTGGCGCCCTATCCGTTGGCCCTTTTGTTCATCAAAAGCACGACGCGTCAATTGATGGAGGGGCAGCTGCGGGTGCAGGAGGGCATCGCAAGTCTCACCAATTCAATTCAGGAACACGTGAGCGGTATTCATGTGGTCAAGGCCTATACGATGGAGGAGCGCGAGCAGGAGCGCTTCGCGGGGGAAAACGAGTCCTTCCGCGAAGCGAGCGTGGACCTTGCCAAGCTGCGTGGGATGATCGCTCCGGTGACTCGTCTGGTCAGTGCTTGTGGCATTCTGATCGTCCTCTGGTTTGGTGGCGCCAAGGTTGCCCGGGGAACTCTGCAGTTGGGCGACCTCGTGGCGTTTATGGGCTACCTGCACCTTTTGGCCTGGCCGACAATGGCATTGGGTTGGATGATCTCCATTGTCCAGCGTGGTCGCGTAGCGATGGAGCGACTTGAGGAGATCTTCCTCGTTGAGTCCTCCCTCAGGGTGGAGAGGCCTGTCGCCGAGCGTGTCACGCCGACCGTTCGTCGGGGCGCGATCGATTTTCGGAATGTGAGCTTTGCCTACCCGGATGATCCAGAGAATTTGGTTCTCGAGGATATCTCGCTGCAAGTCGAAGCAGGCGCCACCGTCGCAGTCGTGGGCCGGGCGGGTGCCGGCAAAAGTAGTTTGATTCAGCTGATCCCAAGGCTTTTCGATGCCACCGCAGGCGAGGTTCGTGTGGATGGACGGAACCTTCGTGAGTTTGATTTGGTGCGGCTGCGACAATCGATAGCATTCGTGCCGCAGGATCCATTCCTTTTCTCGACCTCGATCGCCGATAATATCGGTTTCTCGATTCCTGGCGAAGGGGAACACGATTCCTCTTCCCAATCGGAAAGGGTCGAGGAGGCCGCCGCCTGGGCGGCCGTTGACGGTGATGTGGATTCCTTTGCCCACGGCTACAGCACGATGGTTGGTGAACGTGGGATTACCCTCTCCGGTGGCCAGAAGCAGCGCGTGACCCTGGCGCGGGCGCTGCTTCACGACGCGCCGATCCTGATTCTTGACGATGCCCTTTCGAGCGTGGATACGCAGACCGAGGAAGATATTCTGCATTCGCTCGGCGACCGCCGGCAAGGACGGACGTGCCTGATTGTCGCCCATCGCCTTTCGACGGTGCAGGACGCGGATCTGATCGTCGTTCTTGACGAGGGGCGGGTGGTCGCGCAGGGCAAGCACGAGGAATTGCTTCGTGATTCCCGCCTCTACAGCGATTTGTTTCGACGGCAGATCGTGGAAGAACGATTGGAGGCGCTGTGA
- a CDS encoding ABC transporter ATP-binding protein — MSKAANTSLADQGIHEEAKVQKAYDRQLLARLWPFLRPYRGVFALSLILLPMISALMLLQPYLIKVAIDEYVSKGDPDGLGRIGGYFLAALLAEFCLLYIQYYLTMWLAQHALADLRATLFAHLGRLPQRYFDRNPVGRIVTRLTTDVDVLNEAFSSGGMTIFMDLLTLGGIVGVMLWIDWRLALVTFSAVPILLFSIDFFRRKARVTYRLIRERVAGINSVLQESISGMTVIQLFAHEAASFVTFERQNKLHRDAYHRANLYEASLFSVVEAVSSISAGLVIWYGSGQILAGVVAFGTLVAFIEYLQKFFVPIRDFSAKYAVLQSAMSAAERVFQLLDEEVSIAGGQDSRTPAPDAVARGSVSFKNVSFAYRGRENVLHDISLEIRPGETLAVVGASGSGKTTLTKLIGRSFDVSEGSVCVSGIDVADWDLHALRREVGIVLQDAFLFRGTVGENVSLGRADTSEALVREAIEAASLTEFVAGLSGGLSEEIRERGNNVSVGQRQLLAFARALAYDPRILILDEATSSVDTETESRVQHALDRLLADRTAIVIAHRLSTIEKADRIVVMHHGRIHEIGTHRELLEADDLYARLHALQYVRRQNRGGSAA; from the coding sequence GTGAGCAAGGCCGCCAATACTTCGCTCGCTGATCAGGGAATTCACGAAGAAGCGAAGGTCCAAAAGGCCTACGACCGGCAGCTTCTCGCCCGGCTGTGGCCGTTTTTGCGTCCCTATCGTGGGGTGTTCGCATTATCCTTGATCTTGTTGCCGATGATCTCGGCATTGATGCTCCTCCAGCCGTATTTGATCAAGGTTGCGATCGATGAATACGTATCCAAGGGAGATCCGGACGGACTTGGCCGTATTGGCGGTTATTTCCTCGCGGCGCTGCTCGCCGAGTTCTGTCTTCTTTATATCCAGTACTACCTGACGATGTGGCTGGCGCAGCATGCATTGGCCGATTTGCGTGCGACCCTGTTTGCTCATCTGGGCCGGCTCCCGCAACGTTATTTCGATCGGAATCCAGTGGGCCGGATCGTCACGCGATTGACGACGGATGTGGATGTGCTGAACGAAGCATTTTCGTCCGGCGGTATGACCATCTTCATGGACCTGCTGACCTTGGGCGGAATCGTGGGCGTGATGCTCTGGATTGACTGGCGTCTCGCGTTGGTCACCTTTTCGGCCGTTCCCATCCTGCTTTTTTCGATTGATTTTTTTCGGCGCAAGGCCCGCGTTACCTACCGACTGATTCGCGAGCGAGTGGCCGGGATCAATAGCGTCTTGCAGGAGTCGATCTCGGGGATGACCGTGATCCAACTTTTCGCTCATGAAGCTGCGAGCTTTGTCACTTTCGAGCGACAGAATAAATTGCATCGAGACGCCTACCATCGCGCCAACCTCTATGAGGCGTCTCTCTTTTCGGTGGTCGAGGCGGTGAGTTCCATCTCGGCTGGGCTGGTGATTTGGTACGGGTCCGGGCAGATTCTGGCGGGAGTTGTCGCCTTCGGTACATTGGTGGCGTTTATCGAGTATCTGCAGAAGTTTTTTGTCCCTATTCGAGATTTTTCGGCAAAATACGCAGTCCTGCAATCGGCGATGTCTGCGGCTGAAAGGGTCTTTCAATTATTGGACGAGGAGGTCTCGATTGCAGGCGGGCAAGACTCCAGGACCCCCGCACCCGACGCTGTGGCCCGCGGATCGGTCTCCTTCAAGAATGTGTCTTTCGCCTATCGAGGCCGGGAAAACGTACTCCATGATATCTCGCTCGAGATTCGGCCGGGCGAGACGCTTGCGGTCGTCGGGGCCAGTGGTTCGGGCAAGACCACGTTGACCAAATTGATTGGTCGGAGTTTCGATGTGAGCGAAGGATCGGTTTGCGTATCCGGCATCGATGTTGCGGATTGGGATCTTCATGCTCTGCGTCGCGAGGTGGGAATCGTCCTTCAGGATGCCTTTCTTTTTCGGGGTACGGTTGGGGAAAATGTTTCGCTTGGACGGGCGGATACCTCCGAGGCCTTGGTCCGCGAAGCAATTGAGGCAGCCAGCCTCACCGAGTTTGTCGCAGGCCTCTCGGGAGGGCTTTCCGAGGAGATCCGCGAGCGCGGAAATAATGTCTCCGTGGGACAACGGCAGCTTCTGGCATTCGCACGAGCGCTTGCCTACGACCCCCGGATCCTGATTCTGGATGAGGCCACGTCGAGCGTGGATACCGAGACGGAGAGCCGGGTGCAGCACGCTCTGGATCGATTGTTGGCGGACCGCACCGCAATTGTGATTGCGCACCGACTTTCGACAATCGAAAAAGCCGATCGAATCGTCGTGATGCATCACGGCCGGATCCACGAGATTGGCACCCACCGTGAATTACTGGAAGCCGACGATCTTTACGCTCGCCTGCACGCTCTGCAGTACGTTCGGAGGCAAAACCGGGGCGGTTCGGCGGCATGA
- a CDS encoding aminopeptidase, producing the protein MIWRRFMIGCLLTVTLVGCGGCSPLYILEGAVVQGRILLSREPLVRVLNDPTLKPTARLKLELLMEARTFAAEALDLDVGDAYGSYAEVPDGALVWVVSAARQTRLESYSWWFPIVGTVTYKGFFDRGDADELAASLQADGWDTYVRPSGAFSTLGWFDDPVLSNWLRRDDVALVDLLFHELIHRSFYRAGYTDFNESFASWAGRAAAYEFFLEREGLEAANTKLARERLEASFTGSVQWGKRIDALRDFYRRAAMGKWPLERILVDRQEFFRAFGDPQRVNNAVILARWAYRKDLGDFRCAREHSGQELAVAIAQTWERSLSSKDPFAAIGCQGVSGQAEGDPSGRS; encoded by the coding sequence ATGATCTGGCGCCGGTTTATGATCGGTTGTCTGCTGACCGTGACTCTTGTTGGATGCGGGGGTTGTTCGCCCCTCTATATTCTGGAGGGAGCGGTGGTTCAGGGGCGAATCTTGCTGAGTCGTGAGCCGTTGGTTCGTGTGCTGAACGACCCGACTCTCAAGCCGACCGCGCGTCTCAAGCTCGAACTCCTGATGGAGGCGCGGACCTTTGCGGCCGAGGCGCTCGATCTCGATGTCGGCGATGCCTACGGCAGTTATGCCGAGGTTCCCGACGGCGCTCTGGTCTGGGTGGTGTCCGCGGCGCGGCAAACTCGACTGGAGAGTTATTCGTGGTGGTTTCCGATCGTCGGCACGGTCACCTACAAGGGCTTCTTCGACCGAGGTGATGCGGACGAGCTTGCGGCCTCGTTGCAAGCTGATGGCTGGGATACCTATGTACGGCCATCGGGCGCATTTTCTACTCTTGGTTGGTTTGATGATCCGGTCTTGTCGAACTGGCTCCGTCGCGACGACGTGGCCTTGGTCGACCTGCTTTTTCACGAGCTGATCCATCGAAGTTTTTACAGGGCGGGGTATACCGATTTCAACGAATCCTTTGCGTCCTGGGCGGGGCGCGCGGCGGCCTACGAATTTTTCCTCGAGCGGGAGGGATTGGAGGCAGCCAATACGAAACTGGCTCGGGAACGTTTGGAGGCCTCCTTTACCGGCTCTGTACAATGGGGGAAGCGCATCGATGCCTTGCGAGATTTCTACCGGCGAGCGGCAATGGGGAAATGGCCACTCGAGAGAATTCTGGTGGATCGGCAGGAATTCTTCCGAGCCTTTGGCGATCCGCAGCGAGTGAATAACGCAGTGATTCTTGCCCGTTGGGCCTATCGCAAGGACCTTGGCGATTTCCGCTGCGCGCGGGAGCATTCGGGGCAGGAACTGGCTGTAGCGATTGCGCAAACCTGGGAGCGTAGCCTGAGCTCCAAGGACCCTTTTGCGGCGATCGGTTGTCAGGGTGTGTCGGGGCAGGCCGAGGGCGACCCCTCGGGTCGCTCGTAG
- a CDS encoding pentapeptide repeat-containing protein — translation MSLFIRVSLLFSLIVPVPREADAAEAIGSEPKAKEAAAAPGCDSLALVQARFLLDEADRQPQLSVAQLELLGECKVSMLGIELEGRNLGGIALPGADLTNAELARSDFSDEQKRANLRGTKLNGANLEEANLQGADLREADLRHTFLRATDLTGANLSGARMGWPHAIGQAHEQRLTAAQLTSACWSGENPPEFPASLSDYERPEGSPSACPDTP, via the coding sequence ATGAGCCTCTTCATTCGCGTATCCCTGCTGTTTTCTCTCATAGTTCCCGTCCCGAGGGAAGCCGATGCGGCCGAGGCGATCGGGTCGGAACCGAAAGCCAAGGAGGCCGCTGCCGCGCCGGGATGCGATAGTCTCGCCCTCGTTCAGGCAAGATTCCTCCTCGATGAGGCCGATCGGCAGCCTCAGCTCAGCGTCGCGCAGCTGGAATTATTGGGCGAGTGCAAAGTTTCCATGCTCGGGATCGAGCTTGAAGGTCGAAACCTCGGGGGCATTGCTCTTCCGGGCGCAGATCTCACCAATGCCGAGCTCGCTCGCTCCGATTTCAGCGACGAGCAAAAACGAGCCAACCTCCGTGGAACAAAGCTCAACGGGGCCAACCTCGAGGAGGCCAACCTTCAGGGCGCTGATCTGCGCGAGGCCGACCTGCGACACACCTTTCTGCGCGCCACCGACCTGACCGGTGCCAATCTGAGTGGAGCACGCATGGGATGGCCCCATGCGATCGGCCAGGCTCATGAGCAACGCCTCACTGCAGCACAACTCACCAGCGCTTGCTGGTCCGGCGAAAACCCACCCGAATTTCCGGCCTCCCTGAGCGACTACGAGCGACCCGAGGGGTCGCCCTCGGCCTGCCCCGACACACCCTGA
- a CDS encoding tRNA (cytidine(34)-2'-O)-methyltransferase — translation MDPSGCGRKLMHIVLVEPEIPQNTGSIARLAAATGSPLHLVGELGFSLEDRYLKRAGLDYWPFVDLYTHDDFADFVAEVEPSALFGFSTHAQRSYTEARYNEGDALIFGSESRGLPAELKQSLDPLWHIPMPGTGVRSLNLANAVSIVLYEGLRQLAVV, via the coding sequence ATGGATCCTTCCGGATGCGGGCGCAAGCTGATGCATATCGTCCTGGTCGAGCCCGAGATTCCCCAGAATACCGGATCCATCGCTCGCCTGGCTGCCGCGACCGGAAGCCCCCTGCATCTCGTCGGTGAACTGGGCTTCTCCCTTGAGGACCGCTATTTGAAAAGAGCTGGCCTCGACTACTGGCCGTTTGTGGACCTCTATACGCACGACGACTTCGCTGACTTCGTCGCGGAGGTTGAGCCTTCCGCCCTGTTTGGATTCAGTACCCACGCGCAACGGAGCTATACCGAAGCGAGGTACAACGAGGGCGACGCCCTCATCTTCGGGTCGGAATCGCGCGGCCTACCAGCCGAGCTCAAACAATCGCTCGACCCGCTGTGGCATATCCCGATGCCGGGGACCGGCGTCCGAAGCCTGAACCTCGCCAACGCCGTCTCGATCGTTCTTTACGAAGGACTACGTCAGCTAGCGGTCGTCTGA
- a CDS encoding DUF1285 domain-containing protein, with the protein MAGFWAIESGEIRFGKDGRWYSDSEPIENPRIADLFSRHLVQLEDGQWWILMGDERAQVVIEDTPWVVARVDGNGPHGFTIGLNDGTAEALDPETLTLSAEHVLSGRAKQGQHRVRFLRAPQIELLSHAIEENGQFFLPGPDQRRWILPDAGAS; encoded by the coding sequence ATGGCAGGATTTTGGGCAATTGAGAGCGGCGAGATTCGCTTCGGCAAGGATGGCCGGTGGTATTCCGACAGCGAACCAATCGAGAACCCCCGAATAGCGGATCTTTTTTCACGCCATCTGGTGCAACTTGAGGACGGCCAATGGTGGATCCTGATGGGAGACGAACGCGCTCAGGTCGTCATCGAGGACACGCCCTGGGTTGTGGCTCGCGTGGACGGGAACGGCCCGCATGGGTTCACCATCGGTCTGAACGACGGTACCGCGGAGGCGCTCGACCCCGAGACCCTCACCCTCTCGGCAGAGCATGTTCTCTCGGGCCGGGCGAAGCAGGGCCAGCATCGAGTACGTTTCCTTCGCGCCCCGCAAATTGAACTGCTATCGCATGCCATCGAAGAAAACGGTCAGTTCTTCCTCCCCGGCCCGGATCAACGACGATGGATCCTTCCGGATGCGGGCGCAAGCTGA
- a CDS encoding prolipoprotein diacylglyceryl transferase: MVPVLFSIGPVSVYSFGLMLALAFLGASAVLVRNLEARGLDGEWAGPITWRAVLGGVVGARLLSVVNNWDLFLADPVGQLFTGAGFVFFGGLAGGLIAVSVWIYRQGLSWMMMADTIAPSVVLGQAVGRIGCQLAGDGDWGTVTTLPWGMAYPDAIFGWTHASGVLVHPAPVYESLIYSLIFVVLIRMLRAPERWRDGSVMFTFLALSGLARFVVEDVRIEPRIFMDLTEAQWIGLLMVVVGAVGVYLVQKSSRGLAGIGGILLLVLAGACTSGPPTAPDFRAQTLEGKSFRLSAQRGKVVLLNIFTTWCPPCREEMPSMQRLADQLADEDFMIVAVAEDDAGAPVVKEFGEELEIRFPLLTESSGAVGQSYKISGYPETFVIDRNGRQLARIIGPLDWDRPALVADLKHLIRTGEWRRGPDGRP, encoded by the coding sequence ATGGTTCCTGTTCTATTTTCGATTGGTCCGGTCTCGGTCTACAGTTTCGGTTTGATGCTGGCGCTGGCTTTTCTCGGGGCGTCTGCAGTGCTCGTCCGGAATCTGGAGGCCCGAGGACTCGATGGCGAATGGGCCGGACCCATCACCTGGCGCGCAGTACTCGGCGGCGTGGTCGGAGCACGGCTACTCTCGGTCGTGAACAACTGGGACCTTTTCCTCGCAGATCCGGTTGGTCAGCTGTTTACGGGCGCCGGCTTCGTTTTTTTCGGAGGACTGGCCGGTGGTCTCATCGCTGTGTCGGTATGGATCTATCGGCAGGGGCTGTCGTGGATGATGATGGCCGACACGATCGCCCCGTCTGTGGTGCTCGGGCAGGCGGTGGGCCGAATTGGCTGCCAGCTCGCAGGGGACGGCGATTGGGGCACGGTCACAACGCTGCCCTGGGGCATGGCTTACCCGGACGCGATCTTCGGCTGGACGCACGCCTCGGGTGTCCTGGTGCATCCGGCTCCCGTTTACGAGAGTCTGATCTACTCGCTGATTTTTGTAGTCCTGATTCGTATGTTGCGCGCACCCGAGCGCTGGCGTGACGGGTCGGTGATGTTCACCTTTCTGGCCCTGTCGGGTCTGGCGAGGTTTGTCGTGGAGGACGTTCGTATCGAACCAAGGATCTTTATGGATTTGACGGAAGCACAGTGGATCGGTCTGCTGATGGTGGTGGTGGGTGCCGTCGGTGTGTATCTCGTTCAGAAATCTTCGCGGGGCCTTGCCGGGATTGGCGGGATCCTTCTGCTCGTTCTGGCGGGAGCGTGTACCTCGGGACCGCCGACGGCACCGGATTTCCGCGCTCAGACGCTCGAGGGCAAGTCGTTTCGGCTCTCGGCGCAACGCGGGAAGGTCGTGCTTTTGAATATTTTCACGACTTGGTGTCCGCCGTGCCGGGAGGAAATGCCTTCCATGCAGCGACTGGCGGATCAGCTGGCCGATGAGGACTTCATGATCGTTGCGGTGGCCGAGGACGATGCCGGAGCACCCGTCGTCAAGGAGTTCGGAGAGGAACTGGAAATCCGCTTTCCCCTGCTCACGGAATCGTCGGGTGCTGTCGGTCAGAGTTACAAGATCTCCGGGTATCCCGAGACCTTCGTGATCGACCGGAACGGTCGGCAATTGGCGCGGATTATCGGCCCACTGGATTGGGACCGTCCAGCGCTCGTCGCCGACCTGAAGCATTTGATTCGAACTGGAGAATGGCGTCGCGGCCCGGATGGTCGGCCCTAA
- a CDS encoding M23 family metallopeptidase codes for MVGPKQIILPGLLLLLVITPAIGKVGLPRAVQVELRVVARELAVSRRAQLLANRNAVAAQEAVLAATTDEGGRDLPDLRRRAERAREVFYFWQSRCVSLEQRRGDLRERRRAWRRSDGAIAPRQMPAAGAVEVPFRSDRSRSGWDGGIGIRVEAGDWVRAAAPGTVVFAGTLPAYGGVVVLDHGLRVFTVYGGLGGAEVALDAPVSVGARLGQADLEGGGLVYFSVRRGREALDPQSWHRELESGKSLESSQE; via the coding sequence ATGGTCGGCCCTAAGCAAATTATCCTTCCGGGGCTTCTCCTACTACTGGTGATCACGCCGGCTATCGGCAAGGTAGGACTGCCACGCGCGGTACAGGTCGAGCTTCGGGTCGTCGCTCGCGAACTGGCGGTCAGTCGACGAGCTCAACTCCTCGCGAATCGAAATGCTGTAGCGGCACAAGAGGCGGTTCTGGCAGCCACGACCGATGAAGGCGGGCGCGACCTCCCCGACCTTCGTCGACGTGCCGAGCGTGCCCGAGAGGTCTTCTATTTCTGGCAATCGCGTTGCGTCTCCCTTGAGCAACGCCGCGGCGACCTGCGAGAAAGACGTCGTGCGTGGCGTCGCTCGGATGGCGCGATCGCACCGAGGCAAATGCCCGCCGCGGGGGCAGTTGAGGTCCCCTTCCGTTCGGATCGAAGTCGCTCGGGCTGGGACGGGGGGATCGGAATCCGGGTGGAGGCGGGCGATTGGGTGCGGGCTGCGGCTCCGGGAACCGTCGTCTTTGCCGGAACTTTACCGGCCTATGGGGGCGTCGTGGTTCTCGATCATGGATTGCGGGTCTTCACAGTCTATGGCGGTCTGGGAGGCGCTGAGGTGGCGCTGGACGCTCCGGTTTCGGTCGGTGCTCGCCTCGGCCAGGCGGACCTGGAGGGCGGCGGCCTGGTGTACTTTTCGGTTCGACGAGGCCGGGAGGCCCTCGACCCGCAGAGTTGGCATCGGGAGCTGGAATCAGGAAAATCTCTCGAATCTTCGCAGGAGTAG